One stretch of Pigmentiphaga aceris DNA includes these proteins:
- a CDS encoding carbohydrate ABC transporter permease produces the protein MSKLLNPSRRTNITVGWLLLLPSAVLLVAFTHYPALATFWHSAFSTPKGIRPARFIGFDQYRAMADDPVFWTALVNNLWYAAGTIVPAIALAMLMALWVNGKLAGRGFLRLAFFTPTVLPMIAVANIWLFFYTPSYGLLDQIRGLFGLSAYNWLGSPDTVLWCLMFVSVWKDAGFFMIFYLAALQQMPPELREAAELEGASRWQIFRRVTFPLLMPTTLFVFVNAVVNAFRLVDHIVVMTRGGPDNASNLLLYYIYETGFKFWDSGYAAALTVVLLMILALVALLQFTVLERRTHYQ, from the coding sequence ATGAGCAAACTGCTGAATCCATCCCGACGCACGAACATCACGGTCGGCTGGCTATTGCTGCTGCCCTCTGCGGTGCTGCTGGTCGCGTTCACGCACTACCCCGCGCTGGCCACTTTCTGGCATAGCGCGTTTTCCACCCCCAAGGGCATTCGGCCTGCGCGTTTCATTGGTTTCGACCAGTACCGTGCAATGGCAGACGACCCAGTGTTCTGGACAGCGCTGGTCAACAATCTCTGGTATGCAGCGGGCACCATCGTGCCCGCTATTGCGCTCGCGATGTTGATGGCGCTGTGGGTCAACGGCAAACTCGCTGGCCGTGGTTTTTTGCGGCTGGCCTTCTTCACGCCCACAGTGTTGCCGATGATCGCCGTCGCCAACATCTGGCTGTTCTTCTACACGCCCAGCTACGGGCTGCTGGACCAGATTCGCGGCCTGTTCGGACTGTCCGCCTACAACTGGCTGGGCTCGCCCGACACGGTGTTGTGGTGCCTGATGTTCGTGTCCGTCTGGAAGGACGCAGGCTTCTTCATGATCTTCTATCTGGCCGCCTTGCAGCAGATGCCGCCAGAGCTGCGCGAAGCCGCCGAACTGGAAGGAGCCAGTCGCTGGCAGATCTTCCGTCGCGTGACTTTCCCGCTGCTGATGCCGACCACGCTGTTCGTGTTTGTGAACGCCGTGGTGAACGCCTTCCGCCTGGTCGATCACATCGTCGTGATGACGCGTGGCGGGCCGGACAACGCCAGCAACCTGCTGCTGTATTACATCTACGAGACTGGCTTCAAGTTCTGGGATTCGGGCTACGCCGCCGCGCTGACTGTGGTGCTGCTGATGATCCTGGCGCTGGTCGCGCTGTTGCAGTTCACGGTGCTGGAACGTCGCACCCATTACCAGTAG
- a CDS encoding carbohydrate ABC transporter permease, translating into MQHSRTDYWLNSAGAWLLGVLWVLPLLYAMWSAFHPSEYSANFTLSAPWTLDNFRAAWAAAPFPQYFLNTFLLVTSILIGQLVLCTLGAYAFARFPFPGSNVVFGLVLVQLLVMPDIVIVENYRSLHWLGMSDSIAAMALPYMASAFGIFLLRQTFKSLPRELEEAARIEGCGPLGVLWRVYVPLAKPTYVAYALVSVSYHWNNFLWPLIVSNSVNTRPLTVGLAVFSGTDQGIDWAIINAATLFAAAPLLIAFLLFQRQFVQSFLRAGIR; encoded by the coding sequence ATGCAACATTCACGCACTGATTACTGGCTGAATTCCGCAGGTGCCTGGTTGCTGGGCGTGCTGTGGGTGCTGCCGCTGCTGTATGCGATGTGGAGCGCGTTTCACCCCTCGGAATACTCGGCCAACTTCACCTTGTCCGCGCCCTGGACGCTGGATAACTTCCGCGCTGCGTGGGCGGCTGCACCCTTCCCGCAATATTTTTTGAACACCTTCCTGCTGGTCACCAGCATCCTGATCGGGCAACTGGTCTTGTGCACCCTGGGTGCCTACGCATTCGCGCGCTTTCCGTTCCCGGGCAGCAATGTGGTGTTCGGTCTGGTGCTGGTGCAATTGCTGGTCATGCCAGACATCGTCATCGTCGAAAACTACCGCAGCCTGCACTGGCTGGGCATGTCCGACAGCATCGCGGCCATGGCCTTGCCGTACATGGCATCGGCCTTCGGCATCTTCCTGCTGCGACAGACCTTCAAGAGCTTGCCGCGCGAACTGGAAGAAGCCGCGCGCATCGAAGGTTGTGGTCCGCTAGGGGTGTTGTGGCGGGTGTATGTGCCGCTGGCCAAGCCGACGTATGTGGCCTATGCGCTGGTGTCGGTCAGCTACCACTGGAACAATTTCCTGTGGCCGCTGATCGTGTCGAACTCGGTGAACACGCGTCCGCTGACGGTGGGGCTGGCGGTGTTTTCGGGTACCGATCAAGGCATCGACTGGGCGATTATCAACGCGGCCACATTGTTCGCAGCCGCGCCTTTGCTGATCGCATTCCTGCTGTTCCAGCGTCAGTTCGTGCAAAGCTTCCTGCGCGCGGGGATTCGATAA
- a CDS encoding GFA family protein: MTIKGSCLCGGIRYEVRGPLTGALYCHCTMCQKAQGSAFRARAGVAVKDFHLLEGEALLTFYASSPGTYRVFCKVCGSPVLSRFDDYPDVYGLPLGLLDDDPELRPQMHVHTASKAAWHTIADDLPQFPGAAP; encoded by the coding sequence ATGACAATAAAAGGAAGCTGCCTGTGCGGCGGCATACGCTACGAAGTTCGCGGGCCGCTTACTGGTGCGCTGTATTGCCATTGCACCATGTGCCAGAAGGCGCAGGGATCTGCCTTTCGAGCACGGGCCGGCGTTGCGGTGAAAGACTTCCACTTGCTTGAAGGCGAGGCCTTGCTTACGTTCTACGCGTCTTCACCAGGCACGTATCGCGTCTTTTGCAAGGTCTGCGGTTCGCCAGTGCTGAGTCGTTTCGACGACTATCCCGACGTCTATGGTTTGCCGCTTGGGCTGCTTGATGACGATCCTGAGCTGCGGCCGCAGATGCATGTGCATACTGCCAGCAAAGCGGCTTGGCACACGATCGCAGACGATCTGCCGCAGTTTCCTGGCGCAGCGCCCTGA
- the rplQ gene encoding 50S ribosomal protein L17 encodes MRHRHGLRKLNRTSSHRQALFRNMSVALLTHEVIKTTVPKAKELRRIVEPLITLAKVDSVANKRLAFARLRDRDLVVKLFAEIGPRFAARPGGYTRILKAGFRQGDNAPMCYIALTDRAEETDAESAVDAE; translated from the coding sequence ATGCGTCACCGTCACGGTCTCCGTAAGCTCAATCGCACCAGCAGCCATCGTCAGGCTTTGTTCCGCAACATGTCGGTCGCTCTGCTGACCCATGAAGTCATCAAGACCACCGTGCCGAAGGCCAAGGAACTGCGCCGCATCGTCGAGCCGCTGATCACCCTGGCCAAGGTTGACTCGGTTGCCAACAAGCGTCTGGCATTCGCCCGTCTGCGCGACCGCGATCTGGTCGTGAAGCTGTTCGCCGAAATCGGCCCGCGTTTCGCAGCCCGTCCGGGCGGCTACACCCGCATCCTGAAGGCCGGCTTCCGCCAAGGCGACAACGCACCGATGTGCTACATCGCGCTGACCGACCGCGCTGAAGAAACCGATGCTGAATCGGCTGTCGACGCTGAGTAA
- a CDS encoding DeoR/GlpR family DNA-binding transcription regulator: MPAAHSAAPSPDQQLLDLITASGFVGIEELARRFEVTPQTIRRRVNHLCEQGLLRRVHGGVSVPALNANVPYTRRQVQNLAAKQRIAAAVAEHIPDGCSVSIGLGTTPEQVALALRARRDLRVITNNINVVNALAGRSDIELTMAGGALRTHDLDVIGSAAARCFNAFRTDYAIFGVGGIDEDGSLLDFETGEVVARRAMVDNCRQALLVLDTSKFGRRAIVRGGHVGDVGHVFVDANPPPGYASLFAGAKPVLHVGPMLAVCSTEAGVQAGGAETESTQAGSAQTGAARIIDTQESTS; the protein is encoded by the coding sequence ATGCCCGCTGCCCACTCTGCTGCCCCATCGCCCGACCAACAGCTGCTCGACCTGATTACCGCCAGTGGTTTTGTCGGCATCGAGGAGTTGGCACGCCGCTTTGAGGTCACCCCGCAGACCATTCGCCGTCGCGTGAATCACCTGTGCGAGCAGGGCTTGCTGCGTCGTGTGCATGGCGGTGTGTCGGTGCCGGCCTTGAACGCGAATGTGCCGTATACCCGCCGCCAGGTGCAGAACCTGGCGGCCAAGCAGCGCATCGCAGCGGCGGTGGCTGAACACATTCCCGATGGCTGTTCCGTGTCGATCGGCCTGGGCACCACGCCCGAGCAAGTGGCACTGGCGCTGCGTGCGCGTCGCGATCTGCGTGTGATCACCAACAACATCAATGTGGTGAACGCGCTGGCCGGACGCAGCGACATCGAGCTGACCATGGCAGGCGGTGCCTTGCGTACTCATGATCTGGACGTGATCGGCAGTGCCGCCGCGCGTTGCTTCAACGCCTTCCGTACCGACTACGCGATCTTCGGCGTGGGTGGCATCGATGAAGACGGCTCACTGCTGGACTTCGAGACCGGCGAGGTTGTCGCACGCCGGGCCATGGTCGACAACTGCCGCCAGGCGCTGCTGGTACTGGACACCAGCAAATTCGGTCGGCGCGCGATTGTGCGGGGCGGGCATGTTGGCGATGTAGGCCATGTGTTTGTCGACGCGAACCCGCCACCGGGATATGCGAGCCTTTTCGCCGGAGCAAAGCCGGTGCTGCATGTCGGGCCGATGCTTGCGGTGTGCAGCACAGAGGCCGGAGTGCAGGCAGGTGGTGCAGAGACAGAAAGTACACAGGCAGGTAGCGCACAGACCGGCGCTGCACGAATCATTGACACTCAGGAATCCACGTCATGA
- the map gene encoding type I methionyl aminopeptidase — MIAAVPLRTAAEIDKSRAAGMLAAEVLAMIAPFVKPGVTTEALDKRCYDYIVDVLQATPANIGYQGYEKTVLTSVNHVVCHGIPSATKTLRDGDIVNIDVALIKDGWFGDTSRMYFAGEPSVLARRLVDTSFEALRAGIRQVKPGATLGDIGHAIQTVAHREGFSVVREYCGHGIGQTYHDEPEVLHYGRPGQGLRLKAGMIFTIEPMINAGKRDIRQLADGWTVVTKDHSLSAQWEHMVVVTDTGFEVLTPWPDQDGTYPAIA; from the coding sequence ATGATCGCGGCGGTTCCGCTGCGCACTGCCGCCGAGATCGACAAGTCACGTGCGGCAGGCATGCTGGCCGCAGAGGTGTTGGCCATGATCGCGCCGTTTGTGAAACCCGGCGTCACCACCGAAGCACTGGACAAGCGCTGCTACGACTACATCGTCGACGTGCTGCAGGCCACGCCCGCCAATATCGGCTACCAAGGCTACGAGAAGACCGTGCTGACGTCCGTGAACCATGTGGTGTGCCACGGCATCCCCTCGGCTACCAAAACGCTCAGAGACGGCGATATCGTCAATATCGACGTGGCCTTGATCAAGGACGGCTGGTTCGGCGACACGAGCCGCATGTATTTCGCGGGGGAGCCCAGCGTGCTGGCAAGACGCCTGGTCGACACCAGCTTCGAAGCCTTGCGCGCGGGCATTCGGCAGGTAAAGCCCGGGGCAACACTGGGCGACATCGGTCACGCCATTCAGACCGTTGCCCACCGCGAAGGCTTCAGCGTGGTCCGCGAGTACTGCGGTCACGGCATTGGCCAAACTTATCATGACGAGCCCGAAGTGCTGCACTACGGCCGCCCCGGTCAGGGTCTGCGACTGAAGGCAGGCATGATCTTCACCATAGAGCCGATGATCAACGCCGGCAAACGCGACATCCGGCAGTTGGCCGATGGCTGGACGGTGGTCACCAAGGACCATTCACTGTCGGCGCAGTGGGAACACATGGTGGTGGTGACCGACACGGGGTTCGAGGTACTGACGCCCTGGCCGGATCAGGATGGGACGTATCCGGCGATTGCGTAA
- a CDS encoding ABC transporter substrate-binding protein, whose translation MRRFAACLGATTLLSAALPASAVELSFYYPVAVGGPVTKTLDDMAASFEKENPGITIKPVYAGSYQDTIAKVLTAAKGGAAPNVAVLLSTDMFTLIDENVITPFDKVANTPADQEWFKSFYPGFMANSQTGGKTWGIPFQRSTVVMYWNKDLFKEAGLDPNRAPKDWNELVEFGKKLTKRDAAGNVTTWGVQVPSSGFPYWLFQCFTTENGVELMNSAGTETYFDKPAVVEALQYWVDLSRKHAIHPPGVVEWGTTPKDFFERKAAIIWTTTGNLTNIRANAKFDFGVAMLPAGKQPGSPTGGGNFYLFDKNTPEQNAAALKFVKWMTEPKRAAEWAIATGYVAVSPAAWETPEMKKYVADFPAPIVARDQLKYAVAELSTHENQRVTKALNDGLQAALTGAKTPEAAMKDSQREADRILRSYR comes from the coding sequence CTGCGCCGCTTCGCAGCCTGCCTGGGCGCCACCACCCTGCTGTCGGCCGCCCTGCCCGCCTCGGCCGTTGAACTGAGCTTCTATTACCCGGTCGCCGTCGGCGGCCCGGTGACCAAGACGCTGGACGACATGGCTGCCAGCTTCGAGAAAGAAAACCCCGGCATCACCATCAAGCCGGTGTACGCAGGCAGCTACCAGGACACCATCGCCAAGGTGCTGACCGCCGCCAAGGGTGGCGCTGCGCCCAACGTGGCCGTGCTGCTGTCGACCGACATGTTCACGCTGATCGACGAGAACGTGATCACACCGTTCGACAAGGTGGCAAATACGCCCGCCGACCAGGAATGGTTCAAGAGCTTCTACCCCGGTTTCATGGCCAACAGCCAGACCGGCGGCAAGACCTGGGGCATTCCGTTCCAGCGTTCCACCGTGGTGATGTACTGGAACAAGGACTTGTTCAAAGAGGCCGGTCTGGACCCCAACCGTGCCCCCAAGGACTGGAACGAGCTGGTCGAATTCGGCAAGAAGCTGACCAAGCGTGACGCCGCTGGCAACGTCACCACGTGGGGCGTGCAAGTGCCGTCTTCGGGCTTCCCGTACTGGCTGTTCCAGTGCTTCACGACCGAGAACGGCGTGGAACTGATGAACTCGGCAGGTACCGAAACGTATTTTGATAAGCCCGCTGTGGTCGAAGCGCTTCAGTACTGGGTTGACCTGTCGCGCAAGCACGCCATCCACCCGCCGGGCGTCGTGGAATGGGGCACCACGCCCAAGGACTTCTTCGAGCGCAAGGCCGCGATCATCTGGACCACCACCGGCAACCTCACCAACATCCGCGCCAATGCCAAGTTCGATTTCGGCGTGGCCATGCTGCCCGCCGGCAAGCAACCGGGTTCGCCCACCGGTGGCGGCAACTTCTATCTGTTCGACAAGAACACGCCGGAACAGAACGCCGCGGCCCTGAAGTTCGTGAAGTGGATGACAGAACCCAAGCGCGCCGCCGAATGGGCAATTGCCACGGGTTATGTCGCTGTGTCGCCGGCTGCCTGGGAAACGCCGGAAATGAAGAAGTACGTGGCCGACTTCCCGGCACCGATCGTCGCGCGTGATCAACTGAAGTACGCCGTGGCCGAGTTGTCTACGCACGAGAATCAGCGCGTCACCAAGGCCTTGAACGACGGCCTGCAAGCGGCGCTGACCGGAGCCAAGACGCCTGAAGCCGCGATGAAGGATTCGCAACGCGAAGCCGATCGCATTCTGCGCAGCTATCGCTGA
- a CDS encoding ABC transporter substrate-binding protein, whose amino-acid sequence MALALSAGLHTTAQAADPQCELDRPVRFGGMNWESNLTLVGIERFILEKGYGCKTVVESGETLPMLTALQRGDVDVNSEIWVNMMGDVWQKALADGKVKAVGQVFTGREGWYIPRYTAERYPELKKATDLGRFKDKFVDPEDPAKGRLYGCPVGWVCGTSSENLMKALKLDQDYVMYAPGNSAAQKAAITSAYKRKKDIVFYYWTPTPLMGALDLVKLEMPPLDEKAYACLVDPECASPTPTDYKPNPIVTGLNTQFTQQAPALTAFFTKVSIPDAAINDTLGWLDRENAELADVPKYFLKTHGAVWKTWVPADVAQRVEAAL is encoded by the coding sequence ATGGCACTTGCGTTGAGCGCAGGGCTGCACACCACGGCACAGGCTGCCGATCCTCAGTGCGAACTAGACCGCCCGGTCCGGTTTGGCGGCATGAACTGGGAATCGAATCTGACCTTGGTTGGTATCGAACGATTCATTCTGGAAAAGGGCTACGGCTGCAAGACGGTGGTCGAGTCTGGCGAGACGTTGCCGATGTTGACCGCGCTGCAACGCGGTGACGTCGATGTGAACAGCGAAATCTGGGTCAACATGATGGGCGACGTCTGGCAGAAGGCCTTGGCCGACGGCAAGGTCAAGGCAGTTGGCCAGGTGTTCACCGGCCGCGAAGGCTGGTACATCCCGCGCTACACCGCCGAGCGTTATCCGGAACTGAAGAAAGCCACGGACCTGGGCCGCTTCAAAGACAAGTTCGTTGACCCGGAAGACCCGGCCAAGGGCCGCTTGTACGGGTGCCCGGTGGGCTGGGTATGCGGAACATCCAGCGAGAACCTGATGAAAGCGCTCAAGCTGGATCAGGACTACGTGATGTACGCGCCCGGCAACAGCGCCGCGCAGAAAGCCGCGATCACGTCGGCGTACAAGCGCAAGAAAGACATCGTCTTCTACTACTGGACGCCCACGCCGCTGATGGGCGCACTCGACTTGGTGAAGCTGGAAATGCCACCGCTGGACGAGAAGGCCTATGCCTGCCTGGTCGACCCCGAGTGCGCGAGCCCCACGCCGACGGACTACAAGCCCAATCCGATCGTGACCGGCTTGAACACGCAGTTCACCCAGCAGGCTCCCGCCTTGACCGCCTTCTTCACCAAGGTGTCGATCCCGGATGCGGCCATCAACGACACGCTGGGCTGGCTGGATCGTGAAAACGCGGAGCTTGCCGATGTGCCCAAGTACTTCCTGAAGACGCATGGTGCCGTGTGGAAGACCTGGGTGCCTGCGGATGTCGCACAGCGCGTCGAAGCCGCGCTGTAA
- a CDS encoding ABC transporter ATP-binding protein, translated as MSQIVLDHVSKRWSAAAGVDDICLQAESGSFVALLGPSGCGKSTTLRLIAGLEQVGSGQILIGNKDVTQLAPARRGIAMVFQSYALFPHLTVAENIVFGLSVRGVPKAERKKRLLDAATLLGLETLLDRKPAQLSGGQRQRIALGRAIVAQADVCLMDEPLSNLDAQLRQQMRSEIRALQQRLGMTMVYVTHDQTEAMTMADKVVLMRGGRIEQQGTPAELYERPATLFAAAFIGAPAMNLFASGQAGAQQGVTLGVRPEHLRVVAPGTGLSAASSAASLSAGLSARVEAVEYLGAESMLVCSHNGARIVVRQAGRTTVSAGDNIGLAWQPGDEHRFDSAAGHRIDVPLAA; from the coding sequence ATGAGCCAGATCGTGCTTGACCATGTCAGCAAGCGCTGGAGCGCGGCGGCCGGTGTCGATGACATCTGCCTGCAGGCGGAATCCGGCAGCTTCGTGGCCTTGCTGGGTCCGTCGGGCTGCGGCAAGTCCACCACCTTGCGCTTGATCGCCGGACTGGAACAGGTGGGCAGCGGCCAGATTTTGATCGGCAACAAAGACGTCACCCAGCTGGCTCCCGCGCGCCGTGGCATTGCGATGGTGTTCCAGAGCTATGCCTTGTTCCCCCACCTGACGGTGGCCGAGAACATTGTGTTCGGCCTGTCGGTTCGCGGCGTGCCCAAGGCGGAACGCAAGAAGCGCCTGCTTGATGCCGCCACGCTGCTGGGTTTAGAAACCTTGCTGGATCGCAAGCCTGCGCAGTTGTCCGGTGGCCAGCGTCAGCGTATTGCTCTGGGTCGCGCCATCGTGGCGCAGGCCGACGTGTGCCTGATGGATGAACCGCTGTCGAACCTGGACGCGCAACTGCGTCAACAGATGCGCAGCGAAATCCGCGCCTTGCAGCAGCGTTTGGGCATGACCATGGTCTACGTGACGCACGATCAGACCGAGGCCATGACCATGGCCGACAAGGTGGTGCTGATGCGCGGTGGCCGTATCGAGCAACAGGGCACGCCCGCCGAGCTGTATGAACGCCCGGCCACGCTGTTTGCCGCTGCCTTCATTGGCGCGCCCGCGATGAACCTGTTTGCCAGTGGCCAGGCCGGTGCACAGCAAGGCGTCACGCTGGGCGTGCGGCCTGAACATCTGCGGGTGGTCGCGCCTGGTACGGGGTTGTCGGCAGCAAGTTCGGCGGCAAGTTTGTCCGCAGGCTTGTCCGCACGCGTGGAAGCCGTCGAATACCTGGGTGCCGAGTCGATGCTGGTGTGTTCGCACAACGGCGCGCGCATAGTCGTGCGCCAGGCCGGGCGCACCACGGTATCAGCAGGCGACAACATTGGCCTTGCCTGGCAACCCGGCGACGAACACCGATTCGACAGCGCAGCCGGCCATCGCATCGATGTGCCATTGGCTGCCTGA
- a CDS encoding ParD-like family protein, with protein sequence MGIVKISDLMHENLRVVGNALSRSINAQAEHWMRIGMLAELHPELSHQDISKLLIRVEQAGGFDLATVSALIDASPAAASQNLATQP encoded by the coding sequence ATGGGCATCGTCAAGATTTCAGACCTCATGCACGAGAATCTTCGGGTGGTTGGCAACGCACTCAGCCGCTCGATCAATGCCCAGGCAGAGCACTGGATGCGCATCGGCATGCTGGCGGAATTGCACCCCGAGCTGTCTCATCAGGACATCAGCAAACTGCTGATTCGTGTCGAACAGGCGGGCGGTTTTGATTTGGCGACGGTAAGTGCGCTGATTGATGCGTCGCCCGCAGCAGCCTCGCAAAACCTGGCCACCCAGCCATGA
- the mtlD gene encoding bifunctional mannitol-1-phosphate dehydrogenase/phosphatase, with protein MIFKERQIQAAIFDMDGTMFDTERLRFKTLAQASTELFGEPIGEDILLGSLGLSAKKAEALAKQRYGEAYPYAEIRKRADELELQHVRTHGVPVKDGLSEVLERLKKNGLLMAVATSSRRAIAEEYLINANVMKYFDITVCGDEVTQGKPHPEIFLTAASELNCVPEQCLMFEDSENGLLSAAGAGGLPILIRDIKEPAPYIKLQAFRFYEAMTGFLADLVEFTPNLPVPELTEPFPQALNDVVAGIHGFGAIGGGYLTQIFSHWDGYTRPTEIIGVTGNATLRGLVNAFGKFDVHYGDLAFDQTIDRVRIIDSADEAAICDMYAVSEIVGLSLPESAIKQQAGVIAKGLIARHERHGRELTVLVVLNKVSGAAFVRKQVHDALLKRVSSELADEIMQKTVFAETVVNRIVSKIPRETLLKQVRINFGAFEHELGANGYPAALKAEAGRALPADLSVKLITDRLGQASRLTHALEKLHMGLFQSGPDMPLYAEKGSKILERLRQVHTVADITEIQAIKNKLLNGTHAIIAWYSSLLGYQTIGQGMGDDRVNALVRRLINDEIKPAMLLESPRLATHVGSFVGRFIQRCKASFKDPCNRVGRDPLRKLQRKERILGSIDLAAKRDIPTPMLEFGIALGILYAVRLLTPDDEECKRIKALYEKDRSVAAVLTWSGPYNGKVYQGLDATRDAALISRISAHFANLSDPASEHWAWPLAPVSEHEMA; from the coding sequence ATGATTTTTAAAGAGAGACAGATCCAGGCCGCCATTTTTGATATGGACGGCACCATGTTCGACACCGAACGACTCCGGTTCAAAACGCTGGCACAGGCGTCGACCGAACTCTTTGGTGAACCCATCGGCGAAGACATCTTGCTGGGCTCTTTGGGCCTGAGCGCAAAGAAGGCCGAGGCACTGGCCAAGCAGCGTTATGGCGAGGCCTACCCTTATGCCGAGATCCGCAAACGCGCTGACGAGTTGGAGTTGCAGCACGTGCGCACCCACGGCGTGCCCGTGAAAGATGGCCTGAGCGAAGTGCTTGAACGTCTGAAGAAAAACGGCTTGCTGATGGCCGTGGCGACATCAAGCCGCCGCGCGATTGCCGAGGAATACCTGATCAACGCCAACGTGATGAAGTACTTCGACATCACGGTCTGCGGTGACGAAGTCACGCAGGGCAAGCCGCACCCGGAAATCTTCCTGACGGCTGCCAGCGAATTGAATTGCGTGCCCGAGCAGTGCCTGATGTTCGAAGATTCCGAAAACGGCTTGTTGTCTGCAGCCGGGGCCGGTGGCTTGCCGATCCTGATCCGCGACATCAAGGAACCCGCGCCGTACATCAAGCTGCAGGCCTTCCGGTTCTACGAAGCCATGACCGGTTTCCTGGCCGACCTGGTGGAATTCACGCCCAACCTGCCGGTCCCTGAACTGACCGAACCGTTTCCGCAAGCGCTGAACGATGTGGTGGCAGGTATCCACGGTTTTGGTGCCATCGGTGGCGGGTACCTCACGCAGATCTTCTCCCACTGGGACGGCTATACACGTCCGACCGAGATCATCGGCGTAACCGGCAACGCCACCTTGCGTGGCTTGGTGAATGCCTTCGGCAAGTTCGATGTGCACTACGGCGACCTGGCATTTGACCAGACCATCGACCGCGTTCGCATCATCGACAGCGCCGATGAGGCCGCCATCTGCGATATGTATGCCGTGTCGGAAATCGTGGGCCTGAGCCTGCCTGAATCTGCCATCAAACAGCAGGCTGGGGTGATCGCCAAAGGCTTGATTGCACGCCATGAACGGCATGGACGCGAGCTGACCGTGCTGGTGGTGTTGAACAAGGTGTCGGGCGCGGCCTTCGTGCGCAAGCAGGTACACGACGCCTTGCTGAAGCGGGTGTCGTCCGAGCTGGCCGACGAGATCATGCAGAAGACGGTGTTTGCCGAAACCGTGGTCAATCGCATCGTGTCGAAGATTCCACGCGAGACCTTGTTGAAGCAGGTGCGCATCAACTTCGGTGCCTTCGAGCATGAACTGGGTGCAAACGGTTATCCCGCCGCGCTCAAGGCCGAAGCCGGACGAGCCTTGCCGGCTGACTTGAGCGTGAAGCTGATTACCGACCGACTGGGCCAGGCTTCGCGGCTGACCCACGCACTGGAAAAGCTGCACATGGGCCTGTTCCAGAGTGGCCCCGACATGCCTTTGTATGCCGAGAAAGGCAGCAAGATTCTGGAGCGTCTGCGCCAGGTGCACACGGTGGCAGACATCACAGAGATCCAGGCGATCAAGAACAAGCTGCTGAACGGCACGCACGCGATCATTGCCTGGTATTCCAGCCTGCTGGGTTATCAGACCATCGGGCAGGGCATGGGTGACGACCGGGTCAATGCGCTGGTACGTCGCCTGATCAACGATGAAATCAAGCCCGCCATGCTGCTGGAAAGCCCGCGCCTGGCCACACACGTCGGCAGCTTCGTGGGGCGATTCATCCAGCGCTGCAAGGCTTCGTTCAAAGACCCGTGCAATCGCGTCGGGCGCGACCCACTGCGCAAGCTTCAGCGCAAGGAACGCATTCTGGGCAGCATCGACCTGGCGGCCAAACGCGACATTCCTACCCCGATGCTGGAGTTCGGCATCGCGCTGGGCATTCTGTACGCGGTACGCCTGCTGACGCCTGACGACGAGGAGTGCAAACGCATCAAGGCACTGTACGAAAAAGATCGTTCAGTCGCGGCCGTGTTGACCTGGTCGGGGCCGTACAACGGCAAGGTCTATCAAGGCCTGGACGCGACCAGGGATGCGGCCTTGATCAGCAGGATCAGCGCGCACTTTGCCAACTTGTCGGACCCGGCTTCCGAGCATTGGGCATGGCCGCTGGCACCGGTCAGCGAACACGAAATGGCGTGA